Part of the Deltaproteobacteria bacterium GWC2_65_14 genome is shown below.
CCCCGATCTCGTCGAGGAACAGCGTCCCCCGGTTCGCCTGCCGGAAGCGTCCGAGCCGGTCGCGCACCGCGCCGGTGAACGCCCCGCGCGCATGCCCGAACAGCTCCGACTCGAGCAGTTCCCCGGGAATGGCGGCGCAGTTGACCGCCACGAACGGCCCCTCGGCGCGGGGGGAGCGGACATGGATCCGCCTCGCGACCGCCTCCTTCCCCGTGCCGCTTTCCCCCGTGATCAGGACCGAGGCGTCGGTGGCCGCCACCCGGTCGGCGATCTCCAGGACCCGCTCCATCGCCCCGGAGACCGACACGATCTCCCGTTCTACCCCGCTCGCGCGGATCCGCAGGTTCCGCACCTCGGCCGCAAGCCGGCGACGGTCGAGCGCCTTTTCGACGGAGAGCAGGAGCTGGTCCTTGTTGAACGGCTTCCCGATGAAGTCGTAGGCTCCCTCCTTCATCGCCTCGACCGCCGTCTCCACGTTGCCGAACGCGGTGATGACCAGGACGGGAACGTCGGAGTCCTGCTCCCGGATCCGCCGGAGCACCTCGATCCCGGAGATCCCCGGCATCTTGACATCGGTAATGACCAGGTCGAACTTCTCCGACGAGAAGAGGGAGAGCCCCTCCTGCCCGTCCGAGGCGGCGGTCACCTTGTACCCCGCCTTCCGGAGGTTGAAGAGGGCCATTTCCCGCCCCCCCCGGTCGTCGTCGATGAACAGGATCCGTCCGGTCATCTCCCTGCCCCGAATCGTTCCCGATACGAACCCATCGCGTCCCGGATCGCTTCCACGGCTTCTTCGTCGATGTTCCCGTACACCCTGTACTCCGGGTCGTCGAGGTGGACGCAGAGGATCTTCTCGTCCTTCTGCCCCTGGTCCAGCATCGTCATGATCCCGATGGGGCGTGCCCGGACGATGGATAGCGGAGAAACCGGCTCCTGCATCAGGACCAGCACATCCAGTGGATCCCCGTCGTCCCCGAGGCTCTGCGGGATGAACCCGTAGTTCGCCGGGTACATCACGGACGAGTAGAGGATCCGGTCGACCCGGATCAGTCCCGTCCCCTTGTCCAACTCGTACTTGACCTTGCTCCCCTTGGGGATCTCGATGAGCGCCTGGACCTCCTCCGGCGCACCCGGGCCGATCGGGACGTCGTGCCAGGGATGCATCGCGGCACACCTCCGCGGGACGATGGTACGTCGATTCTACACGGACCGGGGGATTCTTGGCCACCGGTCGTTGGCTACATCTCCCGGTAATGGATCCGGTAGCCGATGTTATCCCCGTAGAGGTCCTCGTTCAACGGTCTGCCGTCCGCCTCCGCGTACGGATACATGAAGTAGTTGAGCGGCTCGCCCGCCTGTGCGGGGGTCAACACCAGATCCCGCCCCGTGCCGAATTCCACCCGCTTCTCGTCGACGGCCCCGAAGTAGTACTCTCGGATCGGCTTTGCCTCTTCCAGGGAGATCTTCTTCGTCAGGATCGCCTTGCGCACGTCCGCGGGGTCGACGACGACCCAGCCCTTTCCGGGAAGGTAGAACTCGGCCCAGCAGTGCTGCCAGCCGGTGATTTCTCCTTCCTTGCCCGGAGGAAGACGAAGCCCGAAGATCTCCCGTGCCGGGACGCCGGCCGCGCGGGCCAGCGCGACGAAGACCGAGTGGATGTCGGCGCACTTGCCTCCCAGGGACGTAAGAAGCGCCGTCACCTCCCCCAGGCCACACCCCTTCACGTCCGGGTCCCGGTGCATGTTCTCCACGATCCAGTCGTAGACGGCCCTCGCCTTTTCCCGGACCGAAGATTTCTCCCCGGAGATCCGGGCGGCCAGCGCCGCCACCT
Proteins encoded:
- a CDS encoding Fis family transcriptional regulator, with the protein product MTGRILFIDDDRGGREMALFNLRKAGYKVTAASDGQEGLSLFSSEKFDLVITDVKMPGISGIEVLRRIREQDSDVPVLVITAFGNVETAVEAMKEGAYDFIGKPFNKDQLLLSVEKALDRRRLAAEVRNLRIRASGVEREIVSVSGAMERVLEIADRVAATDASVLITGESGTGKEAVARRIHVRSPRAEGPFVAVNCAAIPGELLESELFGHARGAFTGAVRDRLGRFRQANRGTLFLDEIGEIPLTLQAKLLRALQERIVDVVGGDNPVPVDVRILAATNRDLLDRIGEGTFREDLYYRLNVVEIRVPPLRDRPEDIPPLVEHFMVELAPDRDVAVPPAVMNELKIRPWPGNVRELKNACERMVILCRGSEVAAADLPPLTPRQKAGDGASEGEEWPNLPPEGLSLVDLEKRVIERALRQKGGNITQAAAFLRIPRHILVYRIEKYGIRRDG